One genomic region from Tripterygium wilfordii isolate XIE 37 chromosome 20, ASM1340144v1, whole genome shotgun sequence encodes:
- the LOC119987090 gene encoding ubiquitin-conjugating enzyme E2-17 kDa — protein MASKRILKELKDLQKDPPTSCSAGPVAEDMFHWQATIMGPPDSPYAGGVFLVTIHFPPDYPFKPPKVAFRTKVFHPNINSNGSICLDILKEQWSPALTISKVLLSICSLLTDPNPDDPLVPEIAHMYKTDRSKYETTARSWTQKYAMG, from the exons ATGGCATCGAAGCGGATCTTGAAGGAGCTCAAGGATCTCCAGAAGGATCCTCCTACCTCTTGCAGCGCAG GCCCTGTTGCTGAAGACATGTTCCATTGGCAAGCAACAATTATGGGTCCTCCTGACAGTCCATATGCAGGTGGAGTTTTTCTGGTCACAATACACTTTCCTCCAGACTATCCATTTAAGCCACCAAAG GTTGCATTTAGGACCAAGGTCTTTCACCCGAACATCAACAGCAACGGTAGCATTTGCCTTGATATTTTGAAGGAGCAGTGGAGCCCTGCACTCACCATTTCCAAG GTGCTGCTTTCAATATGTTCATTGTTGACGGACCCAAATCCTGATGACCCATTGGTGCCAGAGATTGCTCACATGTACAAGACCGACAGGAGCAAGTACGAGacaactgcaagaagctggaCCCAAAAGTATGCTATGGGTTaa